A single region of the Thermoanaerobacterium aotearoense genome encodes:
- the hisIE gene encoding bifunctional phosphoribosyl-AMP cyclohydrolase/phosphoribosyl-ATP diphosphatase HisIE, translating into MERIVLMYIDELKFDDNGLIPAIVQDYKTKEILMMAYMNRESLEKSLETKETYFFSRSRQCLWHKGETSGNIQHIKSIKYDCDGDTILIEVEADGPACHTGNRSCFYRSILDLSEDENKSILDNLYRRIEVRKEKPVDGSYTNYLFSKGLNKILKKIGEENAEILIASKEGDKEEIIYEIADYVYHLLVLMVEKEISLEDVYDELSRRYYKTNEFKEQHKVRKETK; encoded by the coding sequence ATGGAAAGGATCGTGCTTATGTACATTGATGAATTGAAATTTGATGACAATGGGTTGATACCTGCCATTGTTCAAGACTACAAGACAAAAGAAATTCTTATGATGGCTTACATGAACAGAGAAAGCCTTGAGAAAAGTTTAGAAACTAAGGAGACGTATTTTTTCTCAAGAAGCAGGCAGTGCTTATGGCATAAAGGCGAGACATCCGGCAATATTCAACATATCAAGTCTATCAAATACGATTGCGATGGTGATACGATACTCATAGAAGTTGAAGCAGATGGACCTGCTTGCCATACAGGCAATAGAAGCTGCTTTTACAGAAGCATTTTAGATCTTTCAGAGGATGAAAATAAATCAATTTTAGATAATCTCTACAGAAGGATCGAAGTTAGAAAAGAAAAACCTGTAGATGGGTCTTATACAAATTACCTTTTTTCCAAAGGATTGAATAAGATTTTGAAAAAGATCGGAGAGGAAAATGCGGAGATATTGATCGCATCAAAAGAAGGTGACAAGGAAGAGATAATATACGAAATAGCTGATTATGTTTATCACCTATTGGTTTTAATGGTGGAAAAAGAAATAAGCCTTGAAGATGTGTATGATGAACTTTCAAGAAGGTATTACAAAACAAATGAATTTAAAGAACAACACAAAGTGAGAAAAGAGACAAAATAA
- a CDS encoding sugar phosphate nucleotidyltransferase yields MKAIIMAGGEGSRLRPLTCGIPKPMVPMAGKPAIWHIINHVQKHGINDVGVTLFYLPHKIKDYLYEQYGDVIKYYVEDKPLGTAGSVKNAADFLDDTFVVISGDVITDIDLKKAYEFHKNKGSKVTLVLTRVDIPLEYGVVITDDEGKIVKFLEKPSWGEVFSDTVNTGIYIIEPEILNFIPENRQFDFSKDLFPMLLEKKVPVYGYVSNDYWCDIGNGVQYLKSHLDLLSGYIDLGFKEKISKDGMIFGKNVFVSRNAKLVPPLIIGDNSVIDDGAVIGPNVIIGSGSYVGHMSTLKNSVLWDNIKIGRNNEIRGTVFCSGAITENNVRTFDNSIIGEKSKLQSFCEIKPNAKIWPNRIISTGNIVERDVVWGNNNEASLFGDRGIKGNLHDNLTPDNLVRLGEVIGSVFDGDILVGCVDDSYARLALNLLKDGIISAGKKVYNAHSTILPAMRYSIRKNGYKAGVFVKKLDEKTINIILIDEKGCDVDRNVEKKVLNKYKINDYNIAYAINDEVIVDVNKEYAESLSLNGDSIGNLNVKFIGKATKSLLSVLNQNRDYKKSVANYDMGIKISDDGENVEIYDDEGHLLDEDELDYLRMLVVKENGKSKFIIPFNSSQFLSEMSKELGIETRFSKISQLEKMKKMFEIESNNGDGNSQFSLSFDGINFTLRLIEYLSKKKLKLSDLKKSIPQRVKLNKVINCDWKDKGLIIRKFYEKKDEKSMFLDGIRFNYGDAWVLLVPDSELPACKIYSEAPTKEKAESLLNEYVEYVYEIIKSKDS; encoded by the coding sequence ATGAAGGCGATAATCATGGCTGGTGGTGAGGGCAGCAGGTTAAGGCCATTGACGTGCGGAATTCCTAAGCCTATGGTACCTATGGCTGGGAAGCCAGCTATTTGGCATATTATAAACCATGTGCAAAAGCATGGCATAAATGATGTGGGTGTAACCCTTTTTTATTTGCCTCACAAGATAAAAGATTATTTGTATGAGCAATACGGTGACGTGATAAAGTATTATGTGGAAGATAAACCACTTGGAACAGCAGGCAGCGTGAAGAATGCTGCTGATTTTCTTGATGATACATTTGTCGTAATAAGCGGTGATGTGATAACAGATATAGATCTAAAAAAAGCTTATGAGTTTCATAAAAATAAAGGTTCAAAAGTAACATTGGTGCTTACAAGAGTAGATATTCCATTAGAGTATGGTGTCGTAATAACAGATGATGAGGGAAAAATCGTAAAGTTTTTAGAAAAGCCATCATGGGGAGAGGTGTTTAGCGATACTGTAAATACAGGAATTTACATCATAGAGCCAGAGATTTTAAATTTCATACCTGAAAACAGACAATTTGACTTTAGCAAAGATTTATTTCCAATGCTGCTTGAAAAAAAGGTTCCTGTTTACGGGTATGTCAGCAATGATTACTGGTGCGACATAGGGAATGGAGTTCAATACCTTAAAAGTCATCTGGATCTTTTAAGTGGGTATATCGATCTTGGCTTCAAAGAGAAGATAAGCAAAGATGGAATGATTTTTGGTAAAAATGTATTTGTATCACGAAATGCCAAGCTTGTTCCGCCTTTAATAATAGGCGATAATTCAGTAATAGATGATGGTGCAGTAATTGGGCCGAATGTAATTATTGGAAGTGGAAGCTATGTAGGACATATGTCAACATTAAAAAACAGTGTGCTTTGGGATAATATAAAGATCGGTAGAAACAACGAAATCAGAGGAACGGTATTTTGCAGCGGAGCAATTACCGAAAATAACGTCAGGACATTTGATAATTCAATAATAGGTGAAAAATCTAAGCTTCAATCTTTTTGTGAGATTAAACCAAACGCGAAAATATGGCCCAATAGAATCATATCAACAGGGAATATAGTAGAAAGAGATGTTGTGTGGGGAAATAACAATGAAGCGTCGCTATTTGGAGATAGAGGGATAAAGGGGAATTTGCATGATAATCTTACACCTGACAATTTGGTAAGATTAGGTGAAGTAATAGGCAGCGTATTTGATGGAGATATACTTGTGGGATGTGTTGATGATTCTTATGCAAGATTAGCCTTAAATTTATTAAAAGATGGGATAATTTCAGCGGGTAAAAAGGTGTACAATGCTCATTCTACCATACTGCCTGCTATGAGGTATTCTATTAGAAAAAACGGATATAAAGCAGGTGTATTTGTGAAAAAATTAGATGAAAAAACGATAAACATTATTTTAATAGATGAGAAGGGGTGTGATGTAGACAGAAATGTAGAAAAAAAGGTATTGAATAAATACAAGATCAACGATTATAATATAGCCTATGCTATAAATGATGAAGTCATAGTAGATGTAAACAAAGAGTATGCTGAAAGTTTATCTTTAAACGGTGATTCCATTGGAAATTTAAACGTAAAATTTATTGGTAAAGCCACAAAAAGTTTATTGAGTGTGTTGAATCAAAATCGCGATTATAAAAAATCTGTGGCAAATTACGATATGGGCATTAAGATTTCAGATGATGGAGAAAATGTTGAAATTTATGATGACGAGGGACATTTGCTTGATGAAGATGAATTGGATTATTTGAGAATGCTTGTTGTAAAGGAAAATGGGAAAAGTAAGTTTATAATACCATTCAATAGTTCCCAATTTTTAAGTGAAATGTCGAAAGAGCTTGGCATCGAGACGAGGTTTAGTAAAATCTCTCAGCTTGAGAAGATGAAGAAAATGTTTGAAATTGAAAGTAATAATGGTGATGGGAATTCTCAGTTTAGCCTTAGCTTTGACGGCATAAATTTCACATTAAGGCTAATTGAATATTTAAGCAAAAAAAAGCTTAAATTATCTGATTTAAAGAAATCTATACCGCAGAGGGTGAAATTGAACAAAGTGATAAATTGTGATTGGAAGGATAAGGGATTAATAATAAGAAAGTTTTACGAAAAAAAGGACGAAAAATCAATGTTTTTAGATGGGATAAGGTTTAATTACGGTGACGCTTGGGTTTTGTTAGTTCCAGATTCAGAGCTGCCTGCATGTAAAATATACTCAGAGGCCCCCACAAAGGAAAAAGCAGAATCACTGTTAAACGAGTATGTAGAATATGTATATGAAATAATAAAGTCTAAAGACAGTTAA
- the cas4 gene encoding CRISPR-associated protein Cas4, which yields MIVLNFAFTLLILYVILKEIAEKRPPYKEMKRTIGFKRGKLIYIDKQEEVKKDGVMYSKLLKSSKYGISGKPDYIYDVGNELIPLELKSSKAERHSPLLKDVMQLTAYFLIIEEEFGKKVRRGRIVYQNTMFEVYNTKGLRRELVKIIKEMRLLEEGKFFPDVEGDFLKCRFCPCRDTVCEIYKGSKVKI from the coding sequence ATGATAGTGTTAAATTTTGCCTTTACGCTTTTAATACTTTACGTCATCTTGAAGGAGATAGCAGAAAAAAGACCTCCTTATAAAGAGATGAAAAGGACAATCGGTTTTAAAAGGGGAAAGCTTATATACATAGATAAGCAAGAAGAAGTAAAAAAGGACGGCGTTATGTACAGCAAGCTTTTAAAATCTTCAAAGTATGGAATAAGTGGAAAGCCAGATTATATTTACGATGTTGGAAATGAATTGATACCGTTGGAGCTAAAAAGTTCAAAAGCCGAAAGACATTCCCCGCTTTTAAAAGATGTGATGCAATTGACTGCTTATTTTTTAATAATAGAAGAAGAATTTGGTAAAAAAGTAAGACGAGGGAGAATCGTCTATCAGAATACGATGTTTGAAGTGTACAATACAAAAGGTCTTAGGAGAGAACTTGTTAAAATTATAAAAGAGATGAGACTTTTAGAAGAAGGGAAATTCTTTCCTGATGTAGAAGGGGATTTTCTAAAGTGCAGGTTTTGTCCATGTAGAGACACTGTGTGCGAGATATATAAAGGAAGCAAAGTAAAAATCTGA
- a CDS encoding GerAB/ArcD/ProY family transporter yields MNKITYKELFSAMLAFELGSAVLFVLGASAKQDAWMSILLATVAALPLIYLYVTLYKMHDGNLPQILEATFGKAFGKVLSAIYAFYFLYIAARVTRDFAELNIGTIYKQAPVSAFSIAILVVVIYYLMFDISVMIKSSHVLLPTFIIMAFFQFIGAFSVNGESIKKIFPILGNGFMPVVKAAFPNILTFPYGELITFMMVFPEFKFNTNKLAKYCFTLVIATGLWLALNTVEIFSVIGVAEATRANFPFYELALIMKFGTFRNLDPFYAIETVIGGVIKITVFAYAAIKTIQTIFNLKEYKFLLIPVGTIIFALSLLIADSYPLHILIGLKLTTLYIHVPLQIIIPLIALILSFIRNPKTRKNK; encoded by the coding sequence ATGAATAAAATAACGTACAAAGAGCTTTTTTCCGCAATGTTAGCTTTTGAATTGGGAAGTGCAGTATTATTTGTGTTGGGTGCATCTGCAAAACAAGACGCATGGATGTCTATATTGCTGGCAACTGTCGCCGCACTGCCACTGATCTACTTATACGTAACCCTTTATAAAATGCACGATGGAAATCTTCCTCAAATTTTAGAAGCCACATTTGGAAAGGCATTTGGCAAAGTTCTTTCTGCCATTTACGCCTTTTACTTCTTGTACATAGCCGCCCGTGTCACAAGAGATTTTGCCGAGCTTAATATAGGTACCATATACAAGCAAGCACCTGTGTCAGCTTTTTCGATAGCAATTTTAGTTGTAGTTATCTACTACCTCATGTTCGACATAAGCGTTATGATAAAGTCATCACATGTCCTTTTGCCTACTTTTATTATCATGGCTTTTTTTCAGTTTATCGGCGCATTCAGCGTAAATGGTGAAAGTATAAAAAAAATTTTTCCTATTTTAGGAAATGGATTTATGCCTGTTGTAAAGGCTGCTTTCCCAAATATACTTACATTCCCATACGGGGAGCTTATCACATTTATGATGGTATTCCCTGAATTCAAGTTTAACACAAACAAATTGGCTAAATACTGCTTTACATTGGTTATAGCAACAGGTCTTTGGCTTGCATTAAACACAGTAGAAATATTTTCAGTCATTGGAGTTGCAGAAGCGACAAGGGCAAATTTCCCATTTTATGAGTTGGCACTTATAATGAAATTTGGAACTTTTAGAAATCTTGACCCATTTTACGCCATAGAAACCGTCATAGGTGGTGTCATAAAAATAACTGTCTTTGCGTATGCTGCCATAAAGACGATACAGACGATCTTTAACTTAAAAGAATATAAATTTCTGCTTATACCAGTAGGCACTATAATATTTGCGCTGTCGTTATTGATTGCCGATTCGTACCCACTTCACATTCTGATTGGCCTTAAATTGACGACGCTTTATATTCATGTGCCGCTGCAAATAATCATACCGCTTATAGCATTGATACTGTCATTCATAAGAAATCCTAAAACACGTAAAAATAAATAA
- a CDS encoding PIG-L deacetylase family protein, translating to MKMKKYIIITIIVLLLLVSYVMNLKTTFANLTEKKPEPEFKNPGQRILVIVPHPDDESLGMAGVIQRAVSQNIPVKVVIVTNGDSYKKAAAVLTGHVNPSPSDFYKLGLQRQSESIAAMSELGLPKSDVVFLGFADGSTRFLWSDFWDNNIPRISGGTKSAFSPYKNVYKPGIAYTGNNLENCIQEIIKSFNPTDIYYPMADDVHPDHWAVSNFVRYAIVAMNLNVREHMFLIHHPQWPVPWLLEPNKPLLPPVDMADSNTKWQVFKLTQSEIQKKEIALKKYKSQIAVMEPFLMGFVRQNELFGTKPVINIKDVSTLPNLNQPEMPYTLFKVPAGGVLNQEIYRSADLTEMASFYYKGNGLYVGMKSLAPISKKVAYHLEMRLFYKDDIKRIDIGLVGGKLYEYKKAKNSLYNVPISNPIFGKNVIWIKINISNTQNLNYIFMGADSIYKNKLIDKIPWNVYKIENKEAPQAT from the coding sequence ATGAAGATGAAGAAATATATAATAATTACTATAATTGTATTATTGCTATTGGTATCATATGTTATGAATTTAAAGACCACCTTCGCAAATCTTACGGAAAAAAAACCGGAGCCGGAATTTAAAAATCCCGGACAGCGGATACTTGTAATTGTACCACACCCTGATGATGAATCTTTAGGAATGGCAGGAGTCATACAGCGAGCAGTAAGCCAAAACATTCCAGTAAAAGTGGTAATAGTTACAAATGGGGATAGCTACAAGAAGGCTGCTGCTGTACTTACTGGTCATGTAAATCCATCACCATCAGATTTTTATAAGCTTGGCCTTCAAAGGCAAAGTGAAAGCATAGCCGCAATGTCAGAACTTGGCCTTCCAAAAAGCGATGTGGTATTTCTTGGCTTTGCTGATGGCAGCACCCGTTTTTTGTGGAGCGATTTTTGGGACAATAACATTCCAAGAATCAGTGGCGGTACAAAATCTGCATTTTCTCCGTATAAAAATGTGTATAAACCGGGCATAGCCTATACAGGAAACAATCTTGAAAATTGCATACAAGAAATCATAAAATCTTTCAATCCTACAGATATTTATTATCCAATGGCAGATGACGTGCACCCTGATCATTGGGCTGTAAGCAATTTTGTAAGATATGCCATAGTAGCCATGAACTTAAATGTACGAGAGCATATGTTTCTGATTCATCATCCACAATGGCCCGTCCCATGGCTTTTAGAGCCAAACAAACCGCTTCTTCCACCTGTTGATATGGCTGACAGCAATACAAAATGGCAAGTATTCAAATTGACGCAAAGCGAAATCCAGAAGAAGGAAATCGCACTTAAGAAATACAAGTCGCAAATTGCTGTGATGGAGCCATTTTTAATGGGGTTTGTAAGGCAAAACGAGCTTTTTGGCACAAAACCTGTAATAAATATAAAGGATGTCAGCACGTTGCCAAACTTAAATCAGCCGGAAATGCCATATACATTGTTTAAAGTTCCTGCAGGAGGCGTATTAAACCAAGAGATATACAGAAGTGCAGATCTCACTGAGATGGCATCATTCTACTATAAAGGAAATGGCCTATACGTAGGAATGAAGTCATTGGCACCTATATCAAAAAAAGTGGCTTATCACCTGGAAATGAGGCTATTTTACAAAGACGATATCAAAAGAATAGATATAGGACTGGTAGGTGGAAAACTTTACGAATACAAAAAGGCTAAAAATTCCCTCTACAATGTTCCAATTTCAAATCCGATCTTCGGCAAAAATGTAATTTGGATTAAAATTAACATTTCAAATACGCAAAATTTGAATTATATATTTATGGGCGCTGATTCAATATACAAAAACAAACTGATAGACAAGATTCCTTGGAATGTGTACAAAATCGAAAATAAAGAGGCACCGCAAGCTACTTAA
- the glyA gene encoding serine hydroxymethyltransferase — protein MNIDVIREVDPEVADAISNEIKRQKNKIELIASENFVSPAVMEAMGSPLTNKYAEGYPGKRYYGGCEYVDVVEELARERLKKLFGAEHANVQPHSGAQANMAAYFALINPGDTVLGMNLAHGGHLTHGSKVNFSGKLYNIIPYGVREDTGFIDYDELERLAKEYKPKLIVAGASAYPRIIDFKRFREIADSIGAYLMVDMAHIAGLVAAGLHPNPVEYSDVVTSTTHKTLRGPRGGIILSKEIHAKAIDKSVFPGVQGGPLMHVIAAKAVCFNEALKPEFKEYQKKIVRNAKALADGLMDRKVNLVSGGTDNHLMLLDLRGTGVTGKELEKRLDYVGITANKNAIPNDPLGPNVTSGLRLGTPAVTTRGMNEDDMDVIADIIYNVLKDENYVDVAKKRVSELLNKYPLYE, from the coding sequence ATGAATATCGATGTTATAAGAGAAGTTGACCCTGAAGTAGCTGATGCAATTTCTAATGAGATTAAAAGGCAGAAAAATAAAATTGAACTGATCGCATCGGAGAATTTTGTAAGCCCTGCGGTCATGGAAGCGATGGGTTCACCGCTGACAAACAAGTATGCTGAAGGGTATCCCGGAAAGCGTTATTATGGCGGTTGTGAGTACGTGGATGTGGTTGAGGAATTGGCAAGAGAGAGGCTTAAAAAGCTTTTTGGAGCAGAGCATGCAAATGTGCAACCTCATTCAGGCGCTCAAGCCAACATGGCGGCTTATTTTGCATTGATAAATCCAGGTGATACAGTATTGGGCATGAATTTGGCACATGGTGGGCATTTAACACATGGCAGCAAAGTAAATTTCTCTGGCAAGTTGTACAACATCATACCTTATGGAGTAAGGGAAGATACCGGTTTTATAGACTACGATGAGCTTGAAAGATTAGCAAAAGAGTACAAGCCAAAGCTTATTGTGGCCGGTGCAAGCGCGTATCCTAGGATAATAGATTTTAAAAGATTTAGAGAAATTGCAGATTCAATTGGAGCATATTTAATGGTAGATATGGCGCACATTGCAGGACTTGTAGCAGCAGGACTTCATCCTAATCCTGTGGAGTATTCAGACGTTGTAACGTCTACGACACATAAGACTTTAAGAGGACCAAGAGGTGGCATAATCTTATCTAAAGAGATTCACGCAAAGGCCATCGATAAATCTGTCTTTCCAGGAGTACAAGGTGGTCCACTGATGCACGTCATTGCAGCAAAGGCTGTATGCTTTAATGAGGCATTGAAACCAGAGTTTAAAGAATATCAGAAGAAGATCGTGAGAAATGCAAAAGCTTTGGCAGATGGCCTTATGGACAGAAAAGTGAACTTAGTCTCAGGTGGTACAGACAATCATCTGATGTTATTGGACTTAAGAGGGACTGGTGTCACAGGCAAGGAATTAGAAAAAAGGCTTGACTATGTAGGAATAACAGCAAATAAAAATGCCATACCAAATGATCCATTAGGTCCTAATGTCACTTCTGGATTAAGGCTTGGCACACCAGCAGTTACTACAAGAGGAATGAATGAAGATGACATGGATGTGATTGCTGATATAATCTATAATGTTTTAAAAGATGAAAATTACGTTGATGTAGCCAAAAAGAGGGTAAGTGAACTTCTCAACAAATATCCACTTTATGAATAA
- a CDS encoding dipeptidase has translation MIVDFHCDTLYLAEKYGRDMTIKNTEGHIDLIRLEKGLVHFQVFATFVEPEFMKKDAAAKTLKMIDKLYQAIEKSDKIRLILNGDDIDKAKDEGKIAALLSIEGGEAIEGDLSLLRMFYRLGVRAMTLTWSLRNDIGDGVLGCKDCGITQFGESVVKEMNRLGMIVDVSHLNERGFWDVVDLCDKPFIASHSDCKVLCNHPRNLSDKQIKAIADKNGVIGINFCPDFLKEDGNATIEDVLDHVEYIAKLVGAEYVGFGSDFDGIEKTPVGLHDASCFPQLIQGLKKRGFNDDEIDLISHGNFERIIKEILH, from the coding sequence ATGATAGTTGATTTTCATTGTGACACGCTGTACTTAGCTGAAAAATACGGAAGAGATATGACGATAAAAAATACTGAGGGGCATATTGATTTGATTAGATTAGAAAAAGGATTGGTACATTTTCAGGTTTTTGCCACTTTTGTCGAACCAGAGTTTATGAAAAAAGATGCTGCAGCAAAAACGTTAAAGATGATTGATAAATTGTATCAAGCCATAGAAAAAAGCGATAAAATCAGATTGATTTTAAATGGTGATGATATTGATAAAGCAAAAGATGAAGGCAAAATAGCAGCATTACTGTCAATAGAAGGTGGCGAAGCCATAGAAGGAGATTTGTCACTTTTAAGGATGTTTTACAGGTTGGGCGTGAGAGCCATGACGCTTACTTGGAGCCTTAGAAATGACATAGGTGATGGCGTATTAGGATGCAAAGATTGCGGCATTACGCAATTCGGCGAAAGTGTCGTAAAAGAAATGAACAGATTAGGCATGATTGTAGATGTATCGCATCTAAATGAAAGAGGTTTTTGGGATGTTGTAGATTTGTGTGATAAGCCATTTATAGCATCCCATTCTGACTGTAAAGTTCTTTGCAATCATCCGAGAAATCTAAGTGATAAGCAGATAAAGGCTATTGCTGATAAAAATGGCGTCATAGGGATTAATTTTTGCCCTGATTTCTTGAAAGAAGATGGCAATGCCACGATAGAAGATGTGCTTGACCATGTGGAATATATAGCGAAATTGGTAGGTGCAGAGTATGTAGGATTTGGCTCAGATTTTGACGGCATAGAAAAAACACCTGTTGGGCTTCATGATGCATCGTGTTTTCCGCAGTTGATTCAAGGACTTAAAAAAAGAGGCTTTAATGACGATGAAATAGATTTGATCTCACATGGCAATTTTGAAAGAATAATAAAAGAAATCTTACATTGA
- a CDS encoding Na/Pi cotransporter family protein, with amino-acid sequence MISTIFLIVLGIAVFLLGLLFLTSSLKIISRHRVKTLIEKYTGNIYVSIFIGFILAIMMQSSSMITILSVSMADAGLLNLYSAAGIIMGANIGTTIAVQLYAFDLYSAVPYLIFLGSIFRFQKQKTLKFIGNILLGFGIIFAGLKIIDIAVSPLRNFSAIKNFVAMTENPFYGIATGIVMALIMQSSTFCIAMLQVLANVKIMPVYNAIYIVYGLNIGTCSEALLMSIATNKEGKKIAVFNVLFNLIGTIVFLPFTHHYYKFLKFITPNNESLQISNSHMFFNIASTLLVIPIMKYLFSFIEIMFENGSK; translated from the coding sequence ATGATAAGCACGATCTTTCTTATAGTTTTAGGCATAGCAGTTTTTCTCCTTGGACTTTTATTCTTAACTTCATCGTTAAAAATTATTTCAAGGCACAGAGTTAAGACACTTATTGAAAAATACACAGGGAATATATATGTATCAATATTTATTGGATTCATTCTGGCTATAATGATGCAAAGCAGCAGCATGATTACAATACTATCTGTCAGTATGGCTGATGCAGGACTTTTAAACTTGTACAGCGCAGCAGGTATAATAATGGGGGCAAATATCGGGACAACGATTGCCGTCCAACTTTACGCATTTGACCTTTACAGTGCCGTACCTTACTTGATATTTTTAGGCTCCATTTTTAGATTCCAAAAGCAAAAGACACTTAAGTTCATAGGCAATATACTTTTAGGCTTTGGAATTATCTTTGCAGGACTAAAAATAATTGACATAGCTGTTTCACCACTTAGAAATTTTTCTGCTATAAAAAATTTTGTCGCTATGACAGAAAATCCATTTTATGGCATAGCAACTGGAATTGTTATGGCACTTATTATGCAGTCCAGCACATTTTGCATTGCAATGCTTCAAGTTCTTGCAAATGTTAAAATAATGCCTGTGTACAATGCCATCTACATCGTGTATGGACTTAATATAGGTACGTGCTCTGAAGCTTTATTAATGAGCATAGCCACAAACAAAGAAGGGAAAAAAATAGCTGTTTTTAACGTACTTTTTAATTTAATAGGAACAATCGTGTTCCTTCCTTTTACACATCATTACTATAAATTTTTGAAATTTATAACCCCAAACAATGAATCATTGCAAATTTCAAATAGCCATATGTTTTTTAACATCGCTTCAACACTTTTGGTAATACCTATAATGAAATACCTGTTTTCTTTTATAGAAATTATGTTTGAAAATGGTTCTAAATGA
- the hisF gene encoding imidazole glycerol phosphate synthase subunit HisF — protein sequence MISKRIIPCLDVKDGRVVKGVNFVNLKDAGDPVDIAEEYNKAGADELVFLDITASYEKRDIMIDVVKRTSEKVFIPLTVGGGIRTVDDFRRILKAGADKISINSEAVKNPDLIKDAAKKFGSQCVVVAIDAKRKSDGKGFDVYINGGRVNTGYDVLEWAKKVESLGAGEILLTSMDADGTKNGYDIELTRMVAENVRIPVIASGGAGCKEHFKEVFLEAKADAALAASLFHYGELEINSLKSYLKDNSIPVRMI from the coding sequence ATGATTTCAAAGAGGATTATACCTTGTCTTGATGTAAAAGATGGGCGAGTCGTTAAAGGTGTGAATTTTGTAAATTTAAAAGATGCCGGAGATCCTGTAGATATAGCGGAGGAATACAATAAGGCTGGTGCTGATGAGTTAGTCTTTTTAGATATTACAGCGTCTTATGAAAAGCGAGATATAATGATAGATGTTGTTAAGAGAACATCGGAGAAAGTATTCATACCCCTTACTGTAGGTGGAGGAATAAGGACTGTAGATGATTTCAGGCGGATACTGAAGGCAGGCGCTGATAAAATTTCAATAAATTCTGAGGCAGTTAAGAATCCAGATCTTATAAAAGATGCTGCAAAGAAGTTTGGCAGCCAATGCGTCGTTGTTGCAATAGATGCCAAGAGAAAAAGTGATGGCAAAGGCTTTGATGTGTATATAAATGGAGGACGTGTCAATACAGGGTACGATGTATTAGAATGGGCTAAAAAGGTAGAAAGCTTGGGAGCTGGTGAGATTTTGCTTACAAGCATGGATGCAGATGGGACGAAAAACGGCTATGACATTGAATTGACGCGAATGGTGGCTGAAAATGTAAGGATACCTGTTATAGCATCAGGCGGTGCAGGTTGCAAAGAACACTTTAAAGAAGTTTTTTTAGAGGCAAAAGCCGATGCGGCATTGGCAGCTTCCCTATTTCACTATGGAGAGCTTGAGATAAATAGCCTTAAAAGCTATCTTAAAGATAATAGTATACCAGTCAGGATGATTTGA